One Trichomycterus rosablanca isolate fTriRos1 chromosome 10, fTriRos1.hap1, whole genome shotgun sequence DNA window includes the following coding sequences:
- the med9 gene encoding mediator of RNA polymerase II transcription subunit 9, with amino-acid sequence MATTVPVVNDTEDYSFLPLIHDIIKCMDKDNQDVHQELNKLRTRIQETREQILTMPGIDMSPELQQNRLRTLREQVHTKNELLQKYKGLCMFDIPKPS; translated from the exons ATGGCGACTACAGTACCGGTGGTGAACGATACAGAAGATTATTCTTTTTTACCACTTATACACGATATTATCAAATG CATGGATAAAGACAACCAGGATGTTCACCAGGAGTTAAACAAGCTCAGAACGCGGATCCAGGAGACCCGGGAGCAGATCCTGACCATGCCCGGTATCGACATGAGTCCGGAGCTTCAGCAGAACAGGCTCCGGACCCTCAGGGAGCAGGTCCACACCAAGAACGAGCTGTTACAGAAGTACAAGGGCTTGTGCATGTTCGACATCCCCAAACCGTCCTGA